One Phyllopteryx taeniolatus isolate TA_2022b chromosome 12, UOR_Ptae_1.2, whole genome shotgun sequence genomic window, atggcagcaaaaatgttaaaaagtcaaataaaataaaaataaaaataaaaaaagatttgatgTTGATTATGTGAAAAATTCTTCCTAATACAAACATATTGGGACGTTGACCAGGGGATTGCATTCAATCTGAGTTGTTTCATCGGATTCAGGCTTCGTGCCCGTGGACAACGACACGATGGCAGGACTCACTTGTGGAGTAGTACTCCAGGATGGGGTCTTTACAGAAGGATTTGAATCTCCAGGTCACCAGCACATCCTGCGGGTTCGCAGAAGTGGAGAAGTCGCAGCGAAGGATCACAGACGCAAACAACATGGTGCTTCTTTCCGACTCCGGAACGATCACCTGGATGCACAGCATCTCTAAATGGACACagaagatttaaaaataataatcaaagaaAAACACTCAGGTCCTTGGGTCTGCATGTTCACTTTGAGACTGTACTCCTCAATGCTGGATCGCTACAAATGTCAATGAACAAGGTTATTACACCTTTTCATTAGCAGCAATAACAGTTGTCAGTCATCGAGGCATCAAGGGCAGAGGAGAACTGAGGGCAGCGTGGAGAAAAAGTCTAACTAATGATTTTTGACAGactatttcaattacatttttttttttttacagtaatccTGTGATTTCTGATCAAATGCACCACATACGGTGTTTTAAAGCAGATTgcatactgttaaaaaaaaaaaaaaaaaaaaagttcagtccCTTCATGTAAACAAGCATTAAGAACCAGTTCCTATATGCAAAATAGACATATATAGATTTATGCAATATACGGGCAATTTAACAACAGACAGTAAATAACATTAGCCACATGAAAGTGTTTTAATCGATATGGAGGTGACGTGACGCAACGGACTCGCCCTAGTTGCAGCTGTTTATAATTAACTTTTCGCCCTGCATTCACGgcagtcaaaagaaaaaaacataaaggcaaaacaagtgaagaagaagaagaaaacaaatatcGCTCAAAGACATTAAAACCTCAcctgttggaaggtaaaccaGCAGCAGCGTCATCGCGGGTATCAAATTTCCCATCAcctctttcttctttctttcgaCGCCGTCTATTCCCTTGACGTTCCCAAATCCACCAAAGATCCCGCTACGTGGGCTATAAGGGACGTGTAAGCGCTTTCCCACATAGCAGAGCgagtttgtgggtttttttaaactcagtaAAACAATTCCGAGTATCTTGCACCGTGTGACAGAAGTGGCGACAACAAACACGTCAAATTCCCGCAGGTGCACAAACTGCACATGAGGCGGGCGGATGgtcaccccccctccccctcccccacccgaGGTGACGTCACCGGCCCCGCCCCACTCGGGAAAAGTGCAAGACGGAAGTAAAATTACTTGGAATAGAATTTATAAATCAGTACTTAGTAATATCCTGTGTGGGACAAAAGTaggaatacattttcaaaatgattgtaattttttttttttttagtaaataataatttgcgtAAACAAAGTCAAGTGGATTCTAAAGCAGTGTTGGGCAGATGCTGAAGGAATTCGTGCAGAAAGGAAGTTTTGGGCCAAGACAGAAAGCAAGGAAGGAAAAAGCAGGTCTGAGGATTGATATATAAGGCTAGAATGTCTTCTATATGAAAAAGTCTAAGCTAATAGTTCAGGAAGCATTATCAGGGCGAGTTCAAAGTTCACATTTGGTGCTTCATTTTGAAAAGCTGgaacccatttttttgtctCACTGTTTGCTTTTCTTATCGAGGACAATGACCCCAGCAGggttttttcacacaaaaatgcTGCAGGATGAAAAGCTTTACGTgacaatatacaaaaaaattagtGTGTATGCATCAAATATATAAAAGATATAGGCGAGCACGGTGATCTAGTGATTGGTACATCGGAATATAATTTTTCCATGTGCGATTGTGGGAGTAAATAgttatttgccctgcgattggatgacGACTAGCCCAAGTGGTGTACGCCAACACACGCATGACCTAAAAAAGCTCAAGCACTATAGAATATGCGATATATGTATTAATACATAAAGTATAGCGCTAATAGGGAACATACGCATCATACAACatgccaaaaatatatttttatgaatataCGGTACCActgtccaatattttttttattaaaaaactgaTTTTAAAAGAGTTTCTACTTTATGTCTGCAGGGGAAaaacttaaaatgattttaaaaaataatgttcttacttttaatctaaaaaacaacccaaattaCTTTTGCTTTTGCAAGTCAAACTTCATGTAGCGATACCAACAACCAACATTTTCCTCTGTGATATTAACATGAACCAAGAGgcacaaaaacatgacatcattCAATAccggtgttttttatttgaagagAGCAAATAAATTCTGCAGAACAATTGCAAGGTTCAGTGTTTACAAATAGAAAGACATAtacaagaatacaaaaaaatgaaacaaatgaacCTGAGTTGCACGGTTGTGATAATAAAAGTGCGTCACTGGTGAGGCGCGAGCAAAAGTCCCTCCAGTCTATACCGAGTCATTAATCTGGTGCATACTGCACAGTGGAATGGATGGAGTTAGCTCCAACAGGATGGGTGGTGAAGCTATGGTCACACTATGAGAGTGTTCCTGCTCAGTGCTGTGCTCTGTTGAGGAAATACAGTGAGAGACAAACGTGTTAGAAACGTGCATTCATGCTGGAGATGGAAAGGGGCCCAATCTTGAGATTGGGTTCGAGCAGTTCATTGGGAACATGTGGACATTTAATAGCAGTTGCAACATCTGAATCACAAAAGTAAAGCAACATTCGACTTTTAGAAAACAGGTTGATGCATCACACCATATGCCCCCATATGCCATGCAAATATGTCTCCCTAGGTGACTTGTTAGGCTTAACAAATGGTCAAAGGTCAAGTGTATTTTCCTTCCATGGACTGGAAGTCAGATGGGCTTTGGTCTTTTGCTGACAAGAAGAGCAAAGAAATCAATAAAACGATGTggcaaaggtattgggacatgTGGTCATTCCACTCCACAGTCAAGTGAAATTGGAAGAAAATATGGAATTGCTCAGCCCCCTTTCACGGTTCCTGCCCATTTCTCCATAATGGTCCTTTTTATTCAGTTTGAAACTTTCATCCATTATACgccttatcctcattagggatGCGGACGAGCTGGAGCcgaccccagctgactttgggcgagaggccacgtacaccctggaccggtggCAAGCCAATCAcgggccacatatagacaaacgagCTTTCGCATTCGCACCTACGCAAGGCTCCAGACTGCGACCAAAATGGTCGCATATGCAaccctttttttcagtgtttgcGAGTAAAGATTTCAAGTGGTCGCACACGTTTTAATGCTCCCTTAACACAGTCCCGCTATATAAAGACATGGTGGTTTTTCACTGCTTTAGgtaatcattttgaaaatgtataccTACTTTTGCCGCTGACAAAGGCGCAGATAGCACCGGTACCCACTCAAATTGCTAATGACATCGATCCGGCCCCTGTTCCTAAAGTTGGATCTCGAACTTGGCAAGGGAGACGACTCTTACAAGCTCTACATAAAACTTACGGTATCTTCTTCTCACTACACTAAAACACTACATGTTTTGCTGTGCGCGTGTAAGGCCGAGAAGCGCTGGGAGCACACCAACTCTGGCCTTACGCTTTATAAATTCCGACTCTCGGTGCAAGTTGTACACACCGTCACCACACCGCGTTATGAGTCTCACTCGTCCCACACTGTAAAACAGGCAGTGGTTGCTCAACTTAAAATTAAGTCGCAATTTACACTGATATTTGTATATGTATCTCTACTGAGGTAGGTAACACTTGTGGCATATACTTAACACTAGATGAATTGAAATACCTTCACAATATACGTGGAGATAGttgcatcttttctttttaaactttgaGCCAACACCTAATTCTTTACAGTGTGAACCAGGTAGCCGCGCAGTGCCTGTTCCATtgttcaggggggaaaaaaacaaataaaaacacatttttatgctTGTATGCGCCATAGAGAAATCCTATCATACTATTtctgttatttaaaatgtgaattccatATACAGTTTACATTATTATGTTTATTTGCATAAATGTGTCGTCGTCGTTTAAACcaaacatgtaaaaataaaacattttgcaattgaCATGAAGTTTTGGCTGGTGATTTGCATTCCAGACAATGTTAATCATGAATGACGAGGGTTGATcaggtacagttttttttttttttttttaaacaattcattATTGTTTGGCTATGatctcaaaaaaaaatttttttttgtgtgtaatatataatgcatggtcatgctgtacctcccCCAAAAAGAGTGcgacaaacaaatcatgtgccGGTGCGACCcactgaaaaagttggtcgcttagtgcaaaagttagtgtagagccgtGCTACGGACAATTGAGAGttctcaatgaacctaacatgcatgattttgcaatgtggggggaagctggagtacccacagaaaagccacacaaataCAAGCAGATCAATCAAAGTTCAGTCAGAAGGGCCAGAACTGAGATTCAAAATTCCCGAAACTCTCTACTGTATCTGTAAAAAGCCATAAAAACAACTTGCTTTTAAAAAGGCCATGTCGCGGGGGTGTCTGAACGATGGACGGCGATATAGCGGCAGAACACTGTAGACAGgctgtctgtcttttttttccctgctaCAAGTAACTCACCAGGTTGCGTCGCCTATCTTTCTCCAGTGGCGGGAGGGACATCGCCTGCTGGGGCTGCATGTACGACAAAGGCCTCACGGCAGGCTCGGAGGCGTCAAACCGCTCCGTTCTGACAGAATCAACGGGACGGTGCCAGTCGGGGCTCAGGCCGGTCCGGCGGTAGCGTTCCGCCTCGCGCTCCGAGTACGGAGGCAGAGGGTCTTCCTCTTCTGGACGGTGGCTAGGCGAGCGGCTGTAGGAGCTGTTGCCGCCCTTGCCTCTGGAGCTGCCTTTGGAGGGCGTGTCGCTGTCCTCATCCGGCCTCGCGCCGACTTTGCTCTCCATCGCTCGGCTGAGGAAGTCGCCATCGTAGTCCCTGTGACGGGGCGGTCGGGAGGCGAGTTCGCCGTCCCACGTGCCCCTTCTCTTCTGGGGTAAAGGCAAGGGACTTGCACGATCCCAGCCGTCGTCTTCATCTCTGTAGCGACGTCTCGGAAGGCTGCACTCCCGTACGTGCGGATGCTCGGCCCGACGGCTACGGGAATCGTACGACTGTGCGAATTCCTCCAGCTCATCCAGCGAGCCGGCGCGGCCCCTCCTGCTCAAAGTCTTTCTCTGGAGGTGCTCCGAGCGAGCGTTCCACCTGTGGGAATGGATGTGACACAACGTGGTCACGTGGAGGTCGCACGCATCAAAAGATAACTCCATGCGTTTTGctttttggaaaaaacatcCCGAAAAATGTCATGCTGGATTTGCTTGGCTTTTTTGCGACACTTCCGAAAGATCAAACGCCATTGGGCTTGAGACGTCAGCATATCAAGCAAGATTAGGAAAACTATTTTTTGGTTGTCGTAGACGTTAAGGTGATGATTGTAAATAactcaattattttaatattcgGTTTATTAATGTTTCAGCGAAAAGTAAAAGATAGCATTGTCGAAATAGTTTTAGTGCGGTAAatgttgtattcatttattcaagtTTTAATATAGGCCTTTATTTTATAGGCCGGCATTTTGCAgttcacaacaaaacaaaagtaacgAGACGGGACGGGAAAGAGtgatgaatggaaccaaatactgtgtcaaatgttttttcttttagctaCCCTCTGATGAGGCACACGTTTAGTGTTTGTGTTACCGTGAGACAATGTTGATGTGAAGTTTGATGTAAATGACTAGTTTTACCTTCGGTGCAATGTTAGCTCAACGTTAAGCTCGCAAGACGACTGTTTCTACTGTTTGTCCAGTAtgataaaataatgaatactttatttgtgtgtctgtcaacagctcttatatttgtttgaagatTGTAAATAAACGTTAAAGGATCAGTGCAAGAGTCAGATCATCTTTCGGCAGGATAGCGACAATGATAGTCAAGTGGACTAACCAAGGACGTCATTCgtattgaacttaaaacttAGTAAACTATTTCCACATCCTTGAGCCACCGTTCTTAGGTTTGCTGCACAGACCCAGCATCTGCTGCTTCCAGTGAGGCATCCCTTTTGTTAATGCCGAAACACATGACTGGTGATTAGTTGACTTCAAGCCAGAGCGGTAAAGTTGACGCGTCCATCGGTTGGTTAAACCCCGAGGTGAGAACTCGGCGTACCTCGCAAGACCTCAGGACTAACTCAAGCATGTATTTGGCTTGTTCTGTGTCTTTTTTGCAAAACTAATTCCATAGGGATAAATGCCATCAGGCATCATGTCTCGGATGTCAGCAAACAAGCGCAAGATCTTAAGAGTAACTCAAGacctcagttcagtgagcatcaaaggattaactgtgctttgttttctttgacacttattccaaaagatgaAACGCCATCTGGTATGACATTATGCAAGATGTCAGCAAACAGTGCAGGATCTTAGAATACCTCACAGTAGCTCAGATGACCAAGCATCAGAGGATTAACTCTGTTCTgcttttcatttcaaaagatGAGACGTCGTGCATAACGTCGTGTAAGATGACACAACAATCTGTTCTACACAATTGGCCAAATTCTTACCAATTCGTCACTATACTCGtcccttttctttattttctcaatAGGCAGAAAGCACAAAACGCACCTCCTGTCCAGTTCATCGTCAGAGCGGTTGTCTCGTTCCCGCCTGCGTCTGCTGCTCTGTGCCGGCGGAGCCGCTCTTGGCAGCGACTGATCGTCGGCGTCGGCGATGGGCGGCAGCGCCTTCATCTGGACGGTGTGGTAGGTGTGTCTGAAATCTGCATTTCCTCCCTCATGGAGAGAACTGAGTTCTGACAGGCTACTAGCTGTTTGGGCACACGTATTATCACAacatgaaatgatgcaaataatACATGCGGGACACAATTTCAAGTTAGGAAATGAATGGGAGGATTGGAATGGAAACTAGCACAACCTAATTTGCACAAACCATGCAAGACACAACTGGAAAACGACACACACGTGCGCAATGCCACGGCGCTACAGATTACACACAGCAGGCCAATCTGCAGTGCCTTACGTTGGAGTGCAGCAAGCCTGGCAGAGGGAACCTGAGCCAGCTCCTTTTCTATGTAGTACAGAACTTTCTCAGAGCCCCCGTGGTCCTGAACGGCTTTCAGATGATAACCGCTGCGTACTGCGGATAtggacacacacatatacacgtatacatgcAAGGGCTGCGCACAGACATACACTCGGTGGTCACcaaattaggtacacttgcacaatatgTCCCTCTCATGTTGCTCAatttataaacaaaaaaatggaaatgcatcTCAGTATTGTTCAGTGCATTTTTTTGGTACATTTGGTACACAAGATTGTGTGGATGTACCTAAGGAATTGCTTGCTGAGTAAATAGACTTATGGGTATTCCATTCATGCAAATGTAATCATATTAAGTAGACCagaacaaaaacatgcttctacAGTACTTTGCAAAAGTCTTGGGCCACCATTTCTAGCCTTGTAATTttaataacctttttttttttttttttttacagtagtcACATTGACATAAAAATAGTAAAGACACATATATGGACTTTTTAGATTGTGATAGGCAGGTTTAAACAATTCCTCCaaagtgaggggggggggggttgcactGAATGCTTTGGCCTATGGAATTGTTTTCtgattgttcatttatttttctgattgttcatttctttttctgattgttcatttatttttgtacaaaatgatATTAATATGTCAGACTGGTAAAGCGGTATTGGTGTCGCAGCTGGCATGGGTATGGGCGCATCCTAGCCACTTCGGCCGTGCATGCAGTGTGTGCTGTGGTATTAACGTTTCCCATGACAAAGGGTGGTCATAGTCatagaaaatgtaattgcaGCCACATGGGTGCTAATTTGAGCGGCACTATTACTATTTTCTTTCAAGCGGAAGACATACCATACGGCTAATTGAGGCATGTTGCCACTATTGAGGCTACTATTTCAGTATAGGGTCATTCATTATAGccttgctaaaacaacaaatacaccgGTGGCCTAACAATTTTGCACTGTATTGCACATAACGTCATTATGAGTATGGAACTGTATGAGGGATGATAATGAACGGGTTAGTTGACGGTTAGCGTTTGTGACACTCACCTCCAGCCAGGTTATTTTCTACCGAGGGGATAGAGGCAATCGAGGGGACGGAGGCAATAGAGGTGAGCTTTGGCTCCATGCGGGATGAAGGGGCGAGAGGCACCATAGTGGGAACACCGGGAATGTAGTAGGGATATACGGGCATCTGAGCGGGCAGCCCGCTCTTCGCCTTCTTCCCGGCCTCGTATACTGCATGTGGAACAAGTGTGAAAACTTCAAAATGTCACTCGAGTCAAAGGACTGTTTGAAAAGACATGTTAAGTTACGTACGGTGCCGGGGGCAGCAACAGGTGTCGGGGCAGCAGCAGCACCTCACGTAGCAGCAGCAGGAGTGCGGGCAACACTGGCACCAGCAGATGCCCATAAACAGCAGGAACAAGATGCCGCCTAGCGCCACGCAGCCTACGAACGCCCACTCTGtattacagacacacacatatgcagatACTTTAAAAGTATTAGGATCCAGGTGCTGTCTGACTGTAAGGAAACCCTCGTTTCTGCCGGGGGTTAGGTTCCAGGAAACCCCCGTAATAAATGACATCCGAGAAATGTATGCAATTCAATGCCAATGTGTGATATTTTTGGtacaggtattttatttgttcactTAAGGTTACCATCCACACACTCTACACAAGCACACGGCAATTAGAGGCAGGTGTGCTCTGCTTGAATGACCGGAACAACACCCCATGCAGACATGGCATGAACGGGGGATTTCCTGCCTTAAGCATTAGTAGCGTTGTTCCTCACACTGAAGGGCCTGGCAATGTAGTCAGTGAAAAGTATATCATGGGAACCCAGAATTTATTGTGGTGATGTTTTAAACTACAGTACTCTATTTGTAGAAAagctaaatgttgctctttactCACATCCTTTCAATATAGGCTCAGGAGCCGGGAAAGGGGTCAtgtgacagctgaaagttccgAGGGGCAGGGTGTTCAGAGCATTCAGCGTCTGGAAGCTGACACTGTcgcaattcttgaccattttcaAGCCTTTGCAatcttttgtattcatttacatttggcaggcttgttaacaagactcttTTCTGTGACGTGTcacatttacatgacattttttggcaACTTACCTGGGCCTTTGATTGTAAGTTTTACGTGACACTTTTACAGTCAATTACAGCTGGGttgtgacaaataaacaacttgGAAGTTTTTGCTACCTGCGTTTGTGATTGGTGGAATGatgctcacagtgcatgttgGGTATCAGCGTTCTTTTGCCTCCGACATCCCAGGATCTTGGGAGATGATTGACTACCGCGCATGTGCACATCGCAATGGCGATCATCAAACAACACTTCATGCAGCTCTATATCATATATAACTATCGTATATTATGGCATTGACTGCATTGTTTCACACTGTACCACATAGTGTCTGATTGTACCGCATCGTACTGTACCACAACGTGTCATACCACAGCCTATTGCAATGCATTGTGTCGTGTTGTATTGTTCGATACCGTATGATGTAATATGGCATTATTTTCTATCACACTGTACCACATTGTATCAGCGCATACTGTTCTATATCACACTTGATTACCTAAGaacatgacctattctactgcccacagTGGtattctcttgaataatttccCATTTGTGCTATTTAAGTAGAGATTTGAGGGCAAGTGACGCAGTTTGAAACGTCATACTAATTTGGACGCAGTGACTCGGAGAACCGGTACAAATTTCATGCGTGTGGGGAGATATGTATATAGATATGTCTCGAATTTGAAAGTGTTTCTTGACCAGATTTGCTACAGGTGATATCATAGAAAGACATTCCCCAAAAAGCCCCCACCACTCCCCTCACACGCACGCTGCCAACTCCGACTAAGACTTAAATCTTATCTCCCTCCAGTTTGTAACAAGAAGTGCACCCCCCCATTGGTAACAAACTTCTGCCAAGGATCCTGCACATATTTACAAATGGAGACAAACAAAATGTAGCGCAACATGCAAATTCATGAACTGAGATTTTTTCACTTGCGGTCTGTGTaaagaaacaaatcaaatgaaagATGAAACCTAGCAGTTTATGAAAATGGATTTGGTTGGGGGGATAAAAGGAAAGGAACACCATTGATTTAGTTAAACTTCCATAGGTTTGAGTTCCGTTTAAAGCCTCCCAATGAATTGTGCATTCAAAACAAGCGCAAACATGGAGCAAAATGGGAAAACTCCTAGCAAACAGCAGGGAATTCGTATGCAACGTCACAACGTGCTTGCAGAATTTAAGGAGCTCAAACACGAACACGTCAAAATATTGGTTGAATGCACTGACCAGTGggagtaaaatgtaaaaaaaggagGTAATAATGAGGAAAGAGGCAAAGCAAAGAGctgaagtgttgaaaatgtacCTGGCATCATCTCCACATCAAACTCAGGTAGGATATCGGCTTGCTGCGATGTCCTGCCTGTGGAGAGACGCAGAGAAGAGGAGAAGGTCCGCAGAGGGAGCAGGAAGCAAGAGATGACATTTTGGGAGCAGCAAAGAGAAATTACGTCCGTGACTGGTGGTGATTGCTCGATTAATGGTTGGCTGTCACGAGGCCATTTTCTAGTTTGCCAATGGCGTCTGCTCCAGCCAGCTCGCATTTTCTGCGTCAAACTGAGAGCAAACGCATCACCGGAATTACTTCAAACTTAAcggaaaacaagaataataatagtgaatcaAGGATATGTAGGGTTCCATCGTAGACAAACTCATCGCTCATTTTGGTAGTTTCAccaatatatttgtgtgtgtcaatgGGTGAATGAGAGGCATTCGCTTtgttttactattattattattaaaataaaaaacttgaaaatgcaACACAGTTAACACATAATAAGGCGAGCAGCACTCCGCCCCCACACAATCTGAGGAATAGCATGCTTTTAGGTTGACAAAAGGGGGGGCCTGCATACTGTAAACTGGGACAGTTTCCCGCAATTTACCCTGGGAAGTAACCTAACAAAGGTCCTGCATATATGCACTATAACATCACATTTGTGCTCCATAAACAGCTTTAAAAGGAAAAACTAGGAGGCAAAGATGTTAGCCACCAACTACGGAACATGCAACGCAGGGTTCAACTTGGGATAAAATGCTACTCTGGCTTGGCATGCACATAGCACAACTCTTAATAAGACACAGAGAGAGTGTGAGTGGAGGAGTTAGGCAGCGAGTTGTTAAAGGATGAAGAGACATGTTGCAATAGTGGAGGGCTCGACACGAGTTGGCAAGGCAGAAAGGGTGAATGTCGAAGAAAACTGGAGCCTAAAGGAAAATAAAGTCCTATATAgcactaccactactactatatcaataaatacttttgatATTTTGAATATATACAATCAGCGAAGCATGCATGACTACATACTATgtgcaaaaaaagaacaaaatatacaaacaatGCCACAAAAGCTTGTGAAAGTCATGTaatggctgctcagtacaacatTGTTAATGTACACAAGAAAAGTGTATGCCAATCATGAATCAAAACATGTTGTTATTGTCACAAATGCAAGCCAGGCGCCTACTCGTTGTGATGCTAATCTAGTTGTCAGCCGTCGATGACACAATTACATAAACCTCAGCCGGGTATACTACTGTGTTGACCTACTCTTTaatattttctctctcttcatGTCATCACCAGCCACCCTTAACACACCCCAAGCTCGTTGAAAATAAAGCCTGTTGGCACGGCAACAGGTGTACGGAAATATATATGCATGGAAACCACTGTATTTTTGTCTCGCGCTGGTTTTCAAAATGGGGTCCCTACACCTTCGCTCGGGGGTGAGGCAAAGTCAATTGCAATGAATTGGCTTAGCTTCGCAATGGGCCCATTAGAAGCTCTAAAACAGTAAAAACAGTACAATGGCGACAGATCTGTTCACGTTGACATCTGTGCATGAATAGAGTTGTTATTTTAGAACAAAAAAGCATAATTGTTCGAGAATATAGTCCTCATCTTTTGCCAtctttttccagaataaaaggtcATATACTGTTTATCTCTCCTGTAAGTGGTTCCTGGACCcacaaagtttgagaaccctgATATGTCACGCATGTGTCAAAGTGGTTAT contains:
- the ildr2 gene encoding immunoglobulin-like domain-containing receptor 2 isoform X1 — encoded protein: MTFYRLAVLVGALVCTCDGVHVTVPEKRQFAMLFQSMVLPCHYQTSSTQAPVVQWWYKSYCHDRTRDSFKLPHRPAAQASELPAKSHLDCADSGRTVRVVASAQGSSMTLAEHYKNRDIAIINKAELRIGQVQWGDSGVYFCKVVIADDLDGKDEAQLELLVLGRTSQQADILPEFDVEMMPEWAFVGCVALGGILFLLFMGICWCQCCPHSCCCYVRCCCCPDTCCCPRHLYEAGKKAKSGLPAQMPVYPYYIPGVPTMVPLAPSSRMEPKLTSIASVPSIASIPSVENNLAGVRSGYHLKAVQDHGGSEKVLYYIEKELAQVPSARLAALQPSSLSELSSLHEGGNADFRHTYHTVQMKALPPIADADDQSLPRAAPPAQSSRRRRERDNRSDDELDRRWNARSEHLQRKTLSRRGRAGSLDELEEFAQSYDSRSRRAEHPHVRECSLPRRRYRDEDDGWDRASPLPLPQKRRGTWDGELASRPPRHRDYDGDFLSRAMESKVGARPDEDSDTPSKGSSRGKGGNSSYSRSPSHRPEEEDPLPPYSEREAERYRRTGLSPDWHRPVDSVRTERFDASEPAVRPLSYMQPQQAMSLPPLEKDRRRNLSTALSRNTLIV
- the ildr2 gene encoding immunoglobulin-like domain-containing receptor 2 isoform X2, yielding MTFYRLAVLVGALVCTCDGVHVTVPEKRQFAMLFQSMVLPCHYQTSSTQAPVVQWWYKSYCHDRTRDSFKLPHRPAAQASELPAKSHLDCADSGRTVRVVASAQGSSMTLAEHYKNRDIAIINKAELRIGQVQWGDSGVYFCKVVIADDLDGKDEAQLELLVLEWAFVGCVALGGILFLLFMGICWCQCCPHSCCCYVRCCCCPDTCCCPRHLYEAGKKAKSGLPAQMPVYPYYIPGVPTMVPLAPSSRMEPKLTSIASVPSIASIPSVENNLAGVRSGYHLKAVQDHGGSEKVLYYIEKELAQVPSARLAALQPSSLSELSSLHEGGNADFRHTYHTVQMKALPPIADADDQSLPRAAPPAQSSRRRRERDNRSDDELDRRWNARSEHLQRKTLSRRGRAGSLDELEEFAQSYDSRSRRAEHPHVRECSLPRRRYRDEDDGWDRASPLPLPQKRRGTWDGELASRPPRHRDYDGDFLSRAMESKVGARPDEDSDTPSKGSSRGKGGNSSYSRSPSHRPEEEDPLPPYSEREAERYRRTGLSPDWHRPVDSVRTERFDASEPAVRPLSYMQPQQAMSLPPLEKDRRRNLSTALSRNTLIV
- the ildr2 gene encoding immunoglobulin-like domain-containing receptor 2 isoform X3 is translated as MTFYRLAVLVGALVCTCDGVHVTVPEKRQFAMLFQSMVLPCHYQTSSTQAPVVQWWYKSYCHDRTRDSFKLPHRPAAQASELPAKSHLDCADSGRTVRVVASAQGSSMTLAEHYKNRDIAIINKAELRIGQVQWGDSGVYFCKVVIADDLDGKDEAQLELLVLGRTSQQADILPEFDVEMMPEWAFVGCVALGGILFLLFMGICWCQCCPHSCCCYVRCCCCPDTCCCPRHLYEAGKKAKSGLPAQMPVYPYYIPGVPTMVPLAPSSRMEPKLTSIASVPSIASIPSVENNLAGASSLSELSSLHEGGNADFRHTYHTVQMKALPPIADADDQSLPRAAPPAQSSRRRRERDNRSDDELDRRWNARSEHLQRKTLSRRGRAGSLDELEEFAQSYDSRSRRAEHPHVRECSLPRRRYRDEDDGWDRASPLPLPQKRRGTWDGELASRPPRHRDYDGDFLSRAMESKVGARPDEDSDTPSKGSSRGKGGNSSYSRSPSHRPEEEDPLPPYSEREAERYRRTGLSPDWHRPVDSVRTERFDASEPAVRPLSYMQPQQAMSLPPLEKDRRRNLSTALSRNTLIV